AAAAGAGCATCACTAATACGCGAAAGACTATCTAACAAAAATAACTAATTATATGGGAGGAACCAATTATGATGTTTGGTCGATTTACAGAACGTGCTCAAAAAGTATTAGCTCTTTCTCAAGAAGAGGCAATCCGAATTGGACACTCAAATATAGGTACAGAACATATTTTACTAGGACTTGTTCGAGAGGGAGAAGGTATTGCTGCTAAGGCATTACTTGCACTTGGATTAAGTCCAGAGAAGGTACAACAAGAAGTAGAAACATTAATAGGACGTGGCCAAGGAGTTGCTCAAACAGTACATTACACTCCTAGAGCTAAAAAAGTGATTGAATTATCAATGGATGAAGCTCGTAAATTAGGTCATTCATATGTAGGAACAGAACATATCCTTTTAGGATTAATTCGAGAAGGAGAAGGCGTAGCAGCAAGAGTATTAAATAATCTTGGTGTTAGCTTAAATAAAGCTCGTCAACAAGTTCTTCAATTATTAGGTAGTAATGAAAGTTCGTCTAATCATCAAAATGGATCTGCTAATCAAGCAAACACACCGACATTAGACAGCTTAGCTCGTGATTTAACTGTATCAGCTAGAGAGGGTCGTTTAGATCCAGTAATCGGACGTGGTAAAGAAATTCAGCGAGTAATTGAAGTGTTAAGCCGACGCACTAAGAATAATCCAGTATTAATTGGTGAGCCTGGTGTAGGTAAAACAGCTATTGCAGAAGGATTAGCTCAACAAATTGTTAATAATGAAGTACCAGAAATTTTAAGGGATAAACGAGTAATGACACTTGATATGGGTACTGTCGTAGCCGGAACTAAGTACCGTGGTGAATTTGAAGATCGTCTGAAAAAAGTAATGGACGAAATTCGTCAAGCTGGAAATATTATTCTTTTCATTGATGAACTTCATACATTAATTGGTGCAGGTGGAGCAGAAGGTGCAATTGATGCATCTAACATCTTAAAACCATCATTGGCACGTGGTGAACTTCAATGCATCGGTGCAACAACAATTGATGAATACCGTAAATATATCGAAAAAGATGCTGCATTAGAGCGTCGTTTCCAACCAATTCAAGTTGATCAGCCGAGTGTAGATGAGTCAATTCAAATTCTTCAAGGTTTACGTGACCGTTATGAGGCACATCATAGAGTATCAATTTCTGATCAGGCAATTATTGAAGCTGTAAAACTATCTGATCGATACATCACAGACCGTTTCTTACCGGATAAAGCAATTGATGTTATTGATGAGGCAGGCTCAAAAGTACGACTACGTAGCTTTACAACACCGCCAAATTTAAAAGAATTAGAATTAAAATTAGAGGAAGTTCGTAAAGAGAAGGATGCAGCTGTTCAAAGTCAAGAATTTGAAAAAGCAGCATCATTAAGAGACTCAGAACAAAGATTACGTGAACAATTAGAAGATACGAAACGTCAATGGAAAGAGAAACAAGGTAAAGAAAATTCTGAGGTAACTGTAGAGGATATAGCGAATGTCGTATCATCTTGGACGAATATTCCAGTTACAAAACTTGCTCAAACAGAGGCAGATAAACTGTTAAATATGGAAAGTGTTCTTCATAAACGAGTAATTGGTCAAGAAGAAGCAGTAGTAGCAGTTTCTAAAGCTGTAAGACGTGCAAGAGCTGGATTAAAAGATCCAAAACGTCCAATTGGTTCATTTATTTTCTTAGGTCCTACAGGGGTAGGTAAAACAGAGTTGGCTCGAGCATTAGCTGAAACAATTTTCGGCGATGAAGATGCGATGATTCGTATTGATATGTCAGAGTATATGGAAAAGCATGCAACATCTCGTTTAGTAGGAGCACCTCCAGGATATGTAGGATATGATGAAGGTGGTCAATTGACTGAGAAAGTTAGACGTAAACCTTACTCAGTAATTCTATTAGATGAAATTGAGAAAGCTCATCCAGACGTATTTAATATCCTACTTCAAGTATTAGAAGACGGTCGATTAACTGATTCAAAAGGCCGCACAGTTGACTTTAGAAATACACTTGTTATCATGACATCAAACGTTGGAGCAAGTGCTTTAAAAGCAAATAAATATGTTGGATTCAATATTAACGATGGAGAAAAAGATTACAAAGATATGAAAGGAAAAGTATTAGAGGAATTGAAAAAAGCATTCCGTCCTGAATTCCTAAACCGTATCGATGAAACAATCGTCTTCCATTCATTAGAGAAGAAACATATTAAAGAAATTGTTCACTTAATGGTTAATAGCTTAACGAAGCGTTTAAAAGAACAAGAAATTGAACTAGAATTATCAGATGCAGCAATTGATAAAATTTCAGATGAAGGATTCGATGCTGAATACGGAGCACGTCCATTAAGAAGAGCAATTCAAAAACAAGTAGAGGATCGTTTATCCGAAGAATTATTAAAAGGTAATGTTGAAAAAGGCCGAAAAGTTATTCTTGATGTAAAGGATAATGAATATTTGATTAGATCAGCGGCTGAAACTGTAAATCAATAAGCAATTACGAAGTTCATACCTTTTATGAAGGATAATTGAACAAATAAATTGTAAAGTTATCTAATTTGTGAAAAAGGGCGTGAAGCCCTTTTTCTTATATCAAAAAAGCGTTAGGATAGACTTAGAATACATACTCTATTAATATAGAAAATCATAGTAACAAAAGAGGTACTATACATATGGCTAAAAAGAAAACGAAATTCGTTTGTCAATCTTGTGGATATGAATCAGTTAAGTGGATTGGAAAGTGTCCCGCATGTAACGAGTGGAACACAATGGTTGAGTTTATAGAACAGCCTGCTAGTTCAAGAAGGCTAACATTCAATACAAACGCTACAGTAGAAGGAACGAAACCAATTTCGATCATGGAAGTGGAAATAGGTACTGAAACTCGTATCGAAACCTCCTTCGATGAGTTTAACCGAGTTTTAGGTGGCGGTATCGTTTTAGGTTCATTAGTATTAATTGGTGGTGACCCGGGAATTGGCAAGTCGACGATGCTTTTACAGGTTTCCTCACAATTGGCTAAAAAGGATTATAAAGTTTTATATGTTTCAGGTGAAGAATCTCAGAAGCAAATAAAATTAAGAGCAGAACGACTAGGCGTCGCTACACAAAACTTATATGTTTTATCCGAGACAGATTTGTCTTATATTGCTCGATATATGGATGAGATGTCTCCTGATTTTGTTGTAATTGATTCGATTCAAACAATCTATTTACAAGAAGTAACATCTGCTCCTGGTAGTGTTTCACAAGTAAGAGAGTGTACTTCAGAATTAATGAAAATCGCTAAGACAAAAGGTATCCCAATCTTTATAGTAGGGCATGTGACAAAAGAGGGATCAATTGCTGGCCCACGTTTACTGGAACATATGGTTGATGCAGTGTTATATTTTGAGGGGGAGAGACATCATACATATCGAATATTAAGGGCAGTTAAAAATCGTTTTGGTTCTACTAATGAAACGGGTATTTTTGAAATGAAAGAGTTAGGATTAGTGGAAGTGCTGAATCCATCGGAAATTTTCTTAGAAGAGAGACCTTTTGGAGTAGCAGGTTCAACAGTTGTTGCTTCTATGGAAGGTACTAGACCTGTATTAGTTGAACTACAAGCACTTGTCTCTCCAACGAGCTTTGGAAATGCAAGGCGAATGGCAACTGGTATAGATCATAATAGAGTATCGTTAATTATGGCTGTATTAGAAAAGAGAATGGGCCTCTTATTACAAAATCAAGATGCTTATTTAAAGGTTGCTGGAGGACTGAAGTTAGATGAGCCAGCTGTAGACTTAGCTGTTGCAGTAAGTATAGCATCAAGCTTTCAAGATAAACCTACTAATCCAACAGATGTAGTAATTGGTGAGATCGGTTTAACAGGAGAAGTTCGAAGGGTATCTAGAATAGAGCAAAGAGTACAAGAAGCAGCTAAACTTGGATTTAAAAGAGCAATAATTCCATCAAAAAATATTGGAGGATGGAGTTTTCCTGAAGGAATGGAAATAATAGGTATTAATACGGTACATGAAGCATTAAAATACGTGTTAGGAGGGTAGAGATGGAGGATCAAAAACAAAAAGCTAAATCAATGTTGCCAGTTTTAGAAATGATCGCTCCAGGTACACCATTGCGTGATGGCATTGATAATGTACTTAGAGCACAGACTGGTGGACTAATTGTACTTGGCTTTAATGATGAAACAAAAGAAATGGTCGATGGAGGTTTTCATATTAATGACCCTTTCTCTCCAGCTAGCTTATATGAATTAGCAAAAATGGATGGAGCACTCATTTTAAATGAAACAGGAACAAAAATCCTGTTGGCGAATGCACAATTGATACCAGATCAATCAATCTTTACAAAAGAAACTGGTATGCGTCATCGGACTGCAGAACGAGTATCAAGACAAACAGGAAATTTAGTAATTGCTATTTCGCAAAGACGTAATGTTATTACCTTATATAAAGGTAATTTGCGCTATACACTGCGAGATATTGGCGTAATTTTAACAAAAGCTAATCAGGCGATTCAAACTCTTGAAAAATATAAAATTGTGTGGAATCAAGGAATTACGTCACTTAGTATTTTAGAATTTGAAGAGCTAGTTACATTATTTGAAGTTGTAAATGTTTTACATAGTGTTGAAATGGTTCTTCGAATTAAAAATGAAATTAATAACTATGTAATTGAGCTTGGTGATGAAGGAAGACTGATTGAATTACAGTTAATTGAGATCATTTCGGACCTTGAGGAGGAGGCATTACTTTTAATAAAGGATTATCATTATAGTAAGGAACAAGATCCTAAAAGTATTTTGCAAAAACTCCAAGAACTGGCAAACGAAGAATTGTTAGAGGATCATGCCATTATTAAATTGCTAGGTTATCCGAATAACACAAATCTTGAGGAAATGGTTGAGCCTAGAGGGTATCGTATGTTGATGAAAATTTCTAGACTGCCGCCGCTAGTGATTGAAAATTTAACACAGAGATTTAAGCACCTTAAAGGGATCTACAAAGCTACTCTTGCTGAGCTAGATGATGTTGATGGAATTGGTGAAATTCGAGCAAAAAAAATCAAAGAAGGATTAAAACGAATTCAGGAGCAACTGTATATCAATAGACATAACTAAGTTATTTCGTCTAAGATAGAGTTAAATATTTTTTAAAGGAGGTGGCGAATTGATAAAGAGGATCGTTCAAGTTATTTATATTTTTGTCGGAAGTACATTAGGTTTAGTACTTTTTCCACTATTAGATAAACTGTTGAAAACAGAGTTACCTAATATATTGCATAATTCTTATGTGCAGGCTTTAAGTGGGGCAGTGATCTTTTTTATTTTATCGCTTTGGTTAGTTGATCCAACAGTAACGTTTATAAAGTATATTGAGGAGAAATTATTAAAAGCTCCTATTTCAATGATTTTGTTTGGTAGTTTAGGACTTGTTTTTGGACTTATTCTGGCATTTCTTATTTCATTGCCAATTGACTCAATTAGATTACAGTATGTTTCATCTATTATTCAAATAGTAGTTACAATTTTATTAGGATATTTAGGTTTTCAAGTTGGGATTAAAAAGAGAGAGGAATTATTGAGTTTATTTACTTTATCTTCAAAGGCTAAGAAAAAGGCTGCTGAAGAACAAGATTCATCATTCGATATCCCAGTTAAAATTTTAGATACTAGTGTAATCATTGACGGCCGTATTGCTGATATTTGTCAAACTGGATTCATAGAAGGAACAATTGTGATTCCGCAATTTGTATTAGCAGAATTACAATATATAGCTGATTCGTCAGATACGTTAAAACGAAATAGAGGACGAAGAGGATTAGATATTCTAAATAGAATCCAAAAAGAGCTTGCTATGAAAGTTGAAATCTACGAAGGGGATTTTGAAGATGTTCCCGAAGTAGATGCAAAATTAGTAAAGCTTGCTAAATTAAAAAATGGTATTTTAGTGACAAATGACTTTAATTTAAACAAAGTAAGTGAACTTCAGCAAATTAAAGTTTGGAATATTAACGATTTAGCAAATGCAATTAAACCAGTAGTATTACCAGGGGAAGTATTAACTGCTTTTGTAGTAAAAGAAGGTAAAGAAAAATTACAAGGTGTTGCATATTTAGACGATGGGACAATGATCGTTGTAGAAGACGGTAAAGAATCAATTGGAAAACGAGTAGAAACAGTCGTTACGAGCGTACTACAAACTTCTGCAGGTCGTATGATTTTTGCAAAAGTAAAGTAAGTTAGAGGGGTATACGTAAAATGCAATATAAGGTCATCATTCCAGCAGCGGGTTCTGGCTCACGAATGGGTGCAGGCTATAATAAATTATTTCTTAAAATAGTTAGCTCGCCAATTATTGAATTAACTCTAAAAGTATTTGGCGAAGATGATCGTTGCAATGAGATTATCTTACCGATTAAAGAATCTGAAAAAAAGTTCTTTGAAACTTTAAATTTGCCAAGCTTTATTCAAAATAAAATAACCTATGTAAATGGTGGAGCAGAAAGGCAAGAAAGTGTTTATAATGGTTTAGTTTCAATTGAGGATACTGAAAGTTTTATTTTAGTACACGATGGGGCGAGACCTTTTGTAACAAATGCAGTGATTGAGCGGATTCTTGAAAAGATGAATGAACATGAGGCAGTCATCTGTGCTGTTCCAATGAAAGATACAATAAAGAAAGTTATTAATCAAGAAGTCGTTGAAACAATCGATCGTTCAACACTTTGGGGAGTACAGACTCCCCAAGCCTTTACATACAAATGTTTAATAGAAGCTCACCAAAAAGCAATCGAAAATGGTTATTTAGGAACTGATGATGCAAGCTTAGTTGAATGGAACGGAAGTAAGGTTTTTGTAGTAAGTGGAGACTATAACAATATAAAAGTAACAACTAAAGAAGATTTGTTTTTTGCAAAAACAATCTATGAACAATATAGAGGTTAGAAGGTGTTTACATGTTTAGAATTGGACAAGGGTTTGATGTTCACGCTTTTGCAGAAAATCGCCCATTAATTATTGGTGGAATTGAGATCCCATACGAATTAGGTTTATTAGGTCATTCTGATGCCGATGTTCTTCTTCATACAATATCGGATGCATTGCTAGGGGCTATTGGTGAAGGAGATATAGGTAGACATTTCCCGGATACAGATCCAGCTTTTAAAGATGCTGATTCAGCAAAACTACTTCAACACGTATTTCATATTGTTAAGGATAAAGGCTATGAGTTAGTTAACGCGGATTGTACGATTATTGCTCAAGCGCCAAAAATGGCACCATATATCCAATTAATGAGAGAGCGAATTGCAGAACTGCTTGAAACGACATCTGATTGTATTAATGTTAAAGCAACAACAACTGAAAAATTAGGATTTACAGGAAGAAAAGAAGGAATTGCATCTCAAGCTGTTGTATTGTTACAAAAGAAGGCTTAAACTAATAAAGTATATTAATTATTCAGTGGAGAGTGTCTATAAATGTCAAATAGAGTAAGAGTTCGTTATGCACCTAGTCCGACAGGTCATTTACATATTGGAAATGCACGTACAGCATTATACGTATATTTATTTGCTAAGCATTTTAACGGTGATATGGTATTACGTATTGAAGATACTGATATTGAACGTAATGTTGAAGGTGGCGAAGAAAGCCAAGCGAAATATTTACACTGGTTAGGTATTGATTGGGATGAGGGTCCAGATAAAGGTGGCGAGTACGGTCCTTATCGTCAGCTAGAAAGATTAGACTTATACAAACAATATGCTAATGAATTAATTGAAAATGGTCATGCATACAAGTGCTATTGTACTGAGGAAGAGCTTGCAGCGGAACGTGAAGCACAATTAGCGGCTGGTCATCCAACTACACGTTATAGCGGAAAATGCCGTCATTTAACAGCAGAAGAAAGATCTGTAAAAGAAGCAGCAGGTGC
This genomic interval from Gottfriedia acidiceleris contains the following:
- the clpC gene encoding ATP-dependent Clp protease ATP-binding subunit, with the translated sequence MMFGRFTERAQKVLALSQEEAIRIGHSNIGTEHILLGLVREGEGIAAKALLALGLSPEKVQQEVETLIGRGQGVAQTVHYTPRAKKVIELSMDEARKLGHSYVGTEHILLGLIREGEGVAARVLNNLGVSLNKARQQVLQLLGSNESSSNHQNGSANQANTPTLDSLARDLTVSAREGRLDPVIGRGKEIQRVIEVLSRRTKNNPVLIGEPGVGKTAIAEGLAQQIVNNEVPEILRDKRVMTLDMGTVVAGTKYRGEFEDRLKKVMDEIRQAGNIILFIDELHTLIGAGGAEGAIDASNILKPSLARGELQCIGATTIDEYRKYIEKDAALERRFQPIQVDQPSVDESIQILQGLRDRYEAHHRVSISDQAIIEAVKLSDRYITDRFLPDKAIDVIDEAGSKVRLRSFTTPPNLKELELKLEEVRKEKDAAVQSQEFEKAASLRDSEQRLREQLEDTKRQWKEKQGKENSEVTVEDIANVVSSWTNIPVTKLAQTEADKLLNMESVLHKRVIGQEEAVVAVSKAVRRARAGLKDPKRPIGSFIFLGPTGVGKTELARALAETIFGDEDAMIRIDMSEYMEKHATSRLVGAPPGYVGYDEGGQLTEKVRRKPYSVILLDEIEKAHPDVFNILLQVLEDGRLTDSKGRTVDFRNTLVIMTSNVGASALKANKYVGFNINDGEKDYKDMKGKVLEELKKAFRPEFLNRIDETIVFHSLEKKHIKEIVHLMVNSLTKRLKEQEIELELSDAAIDKISDEGFDAEYGARPLRRAIQKQVEDRLSEELLKGNVEKGRKVILDVKDNEYLIRSAAETVNQ
- the ispD gene encoding 2-C-methyl-D-erythritol 4-phosphate cytidylyltransferase — protein: MQYKVIIPAAGSGSRMGAGYNKLFLKIVSSPIIELTLKVFGEDDRCNEIILPIKESEKKFFETLNLPSFIQNKITYVNGGAERQESVYNGLVSIEDTESFILVHDGARPFVTNAVIERILEKMNEHEAVICAVPMKDTIKKVINQEVVETIDRSTLWGVQTPQAFTYKCLIEAHQKAIENGYLGTDDASLVEWNGSKVFVVSGDYNNIKVTTKEDLFFAKTIYEQYRG
- a CDS encoding PIN/TRAM domain-containing protein, yielding MIKRIVQVIYIFVGSTLGLVLFPLLDKLLKTELPNILHNSYVQALSGAVIFFILSLWLVDPTVTFIKYIEEKLLKAPISMILFGSLGLVFGLILAFLISLPIDSIRLQYVSSIIQIVVTILLGYLGFQVGIKKREELLSLFTLSSKAKKKAAEEQDSSFDIPVKILDTSVIIDGRIADICQTGFIEGTIVIPQFVLAELQYIADSSDTLKRNRGRRGLDILNRIQKELAMKVEIYEGDFEDVPEVDAKLVKLAKLKNGILVTNDFNLNKVSELQQIKVWNINDLANAIKPVVLPGEVLTAFVVKEGKEKLQGVAYLDDGTMIVVEDGKESIGKRVETVVTSVLQTSAGRMIFAKVK
- the radA gene encoding DNA repair protein RadA, translated to MAKKKTKFVCQSCGYESVKWIGKCPACNEWNTMVEFIEQPASSRRLTFNTNATVEGTKPISIMEVEIGTETRIETSFDEFNRVLGGGIVLGSLVLIGGDPGIGKSTMLLQVSSQLAKKDYKVLYVSGEESQKQIKLRAERLGVATQNLYVLSETDLSYIARYMDEMSPDFVVIDSIQTIYLQEVTSAPGSVSQVRECTSELMKIAKTKGIPIFIVGHVTKEGSIAGPRLLEHMVDAVLYFEGERHHTYRILRAVKNRFGSTNETGIFEMKELGLVEVLNPSEIFLEERPFGVAGSTVVASMEGTRPVLVELQALVSPTSFGNARRMATGIDHNRVSLIMAVLEKRMGLLLQNQDAYLKVAGGLKLDEPAVDLAVAVSIASSFQDKPTNPTDVVIGEIGLTGEVRRVSRIEQRVQEAAKLGFKRAIIPSKNIGGWSFPEGMEIIGINTVHEALKYVLGG
- the ispF gene encoding 2-C-methyl-D-erythritol 2,4-cyclodiphosphate synthase, with the protein product MFRIGQGFDVHAFAENRPLIIGGIEIPYELGLLGHSDADVLLHTISDALLGAIGEGDIGRHFPDTDPAFKDADSAKLLQHVFHIVKDKGYELVNADCTIIAQAPKMAPYIQLMRERIAELLETTSDCINVKATTTEKLGFTGRKEGIASQAVVLLQKKA
- the disA gene encoding DNA integrity scanning diadenylate cyclase DisA; the encoded protein is MEDQKQKAKSMLPVLEMIAPGTPLRDGIDNVLRAQTGGLIVLGFNDETKEMVDGGFHINDPFSPASLYELAKMDGALILNETGTKILLANAQLIPDQSIFTKETGMRHRTAERVSRQTGNLVIAISQRRNVITLYKGNLRYTLRDIGVILTKANQAIQTLEKYKIVWNQGITSLSILEFEELVTLFEVVNVLHSVEMVLRIKNEINNYVIELGDEGRLIELQLIEIISDLEEEALLLIKDYHYSKEQDPKSILQKLQELANEELLEDHAIIKLLGYPNNTNLEEMVEPRGYRMLMKISRLPPLVIENLTQRFKHLKGIYKATLAELDDVDGIGEIRAKKIKEGLKRIQEQLYINRHN